A part of Oncorhynchus kisutch isolate 150728-3 linkage group LG2, Okis_V2, whole genome shotgun sequence genomic DNA contains:
- the LOC109901223 gene encoding guanine nucleotide-binding protein-like 1 isoform X3, with amino-acid sequence MPRKKPFSTKQKKKQMQVKRERKRGEPGSGPSSRNASVERGMDRERQSDTSDSETTDVRRINQQPGIREGRYDPNRFRLHFEKESREEVERRKKLAREKVLDEMLDKDLEVDISDIYPTEKGLEFPRRPPWNYGMNREELLRKEEKSYREYLNDLHSRNPPGSLSHFEHNLETWRQLWRVLEMSDVILLIVDIRHPVLQFPPALYHYITGELQKQVVVVLNKADLCPPPLVLAWTHYLQTQFPHLHCVCFTSHPGQPYSTVLQKKRMRKKGTCGWGHAGGPTHILKACQEITAGKVDLSSWEKKIQRDAVAMGPEGEQSEEGADSVLVEHQSDVAMEISSPSQELYKDGVLTLGCIGFPNVGKSSVLNSLVGRKVVSVSRTPGHTKYFQTYYLTPTVKLCDCPGLVFPSLVNKQLQILAGIYPVSQLQEPYSSVGYLCERTPFLSVLKLRHPSVEGPQHAPKGGEKEREQGPEHSWTAWDVCEAWAERRGYKTAKAARNDVYRAANSLLRLAVDGRLCLCLRPPAYNDQRVGVPPRPGRDHRSTGTEGRGGGRREG; translated from the exons ATGCCTCGGAAAAAGCCATTCAgcaccaaacagaagaagaaACAGATGCAAGTGAAacgggaaagaaagagag GTGAGCCAGGCTCAGGGCCCAGCAGCCGTAATGCCAGTGTGGAGCGGGGgatggacagggagagacagTCGGACACCTCAGATAGCGAAACCACAGATGTCAGGAGGATAAACCAGCAGCCTGGCATCAGGGAGGGCAGATACGATCCCAATAG GTTCCGTCTGCACTTTgagaaggagagcagagaggaggtggagaggaggaagaagctTGCCAGAGAGAAGGTTCTGGACGAGATGTTAGACAAAGACCTGGAGGTTGACATCAGTGACATCTACCCCACAGAGAAAG GTCTTGAGTTTCCGCGGCGACCTCCGTGGAACTATGGGATGAATCGTGAGGAGCTGCTGAGGAAAGAAGAGAAGTCATACCGGGAATATCTGAATGACCTGCACTCCAGAAACCCACCTGGATCCCTCAGCCACTTTGAGCACAACCTGGAG aCGTGGAGACAGTTGTGGAGAGTGTTGGAGATGTCCGATGTGATCCTGCTCATTGTGGACATCAGGCACCCG GTGCTGCAGTTTCCCCCAGCGCtgtaccactacatcactggggaGCTGCAGAagcaggtggtggtggtgctgaaCAAAGCTGACCTGTGTCCCCCTCCCCTGGTGCTGGCCTGGACACACTACCTCCAGACACAGTTCCCCCACCTCCACTGTGTCTGCTTCACATCACACCCCGGCCAGCCATACAGCACAG TGCTtcagaagaagaggatgagaaaAAAGGGTACATGTGGGTGGGGACATGCTGGAGGCCCCACCCACATCCTGAAGGCGTGTCAGGAAATCACAGCAGGAAAAG TGGACTTGTCCAGCTGGGAGAAGAAGATCCAGAGAGATGCGGTTGCAATGGGACCAGAGGGAGAGCAGTCAGAGGAGGGGGCGGACTCTGTGCTAGTGGAGCACCAGAGTGATGTTGCCATGGAGATTAGCAGCCCCTCCCAGGAGCTGTATAAAGATGGCGTACTCACGCTGGGCTGTATAG gctTCCCTAACGTGGGGAAGTCATCAGTATTGAACAGTCTGGTAGGTAGGAAGGTGGTGAGTGTGTCTCGAACCCCCGGCCACACCAAATACTTCCAGACCTACTACCTCACACCCACTGTCAAACTGTGCGACTGCCCTGGACTGGTCTTCCCTTCACTAGTCAACAAACAACTACAG ATCCTAGCTGGTATCTACCCAGTGTCTCAGCTGCAGGAGCCCTACAGTTCTGTGGGTTATCTGTGTGAGCGGACCCCCTTCCTGTCGGTGCTCAAGCTCCGGCACCCCAGCGTGGAGGGCCCACAGCATGCACCCaaggggggggagaaggagagggagcagGGACCCGAGCACAGCTGGACAGCCTGGGACGTGTGTGAGG CCTGGGCAGAGAGGAGGGGTTATAAGACAGCGAAGGCAGCTCGTAACGACGTGTATCGGGCGGCTAACAGTCTGCTGCGGCTGGCCGTTGACGGCAGGCTGTGTCTGTGCCTCAGACCACCTGCATACAACGATCAGAGAG TGGGAGTCCCACCCAGACCTGGCAGAGATCATCGCTCTACAGGGacggagggaagaggagggggcaggagagaaggatga
- the LOC109901223 gene encoding guanine nucleotide-binding protein-like 1 isoform X1, protein MPRKKPFSTKQKKKQMQVKRERKRGEPGSGPSSRNASVERGMDRERQSDTSDSETTDVRRINQQPGIREGRYDPNRFRLHFEKESREEVERRKKLAREKVLDEMLDKDLEVDISDIYPTEKGLEFPRRPPWNYGMNREELLRKEEKSYREYLNDLHSRNPPGSLSHFEHNLETWRQLWRVLEMSDVILLIVDIRHPVLQFPPALYHYITGELQKQVVVVLNKADLCPPPLVLAWTHYLQTQFPHLHCVCFTSHPGQPYSTVLQKKRMRKKGTCGWGHAGGPTHILKACQEITAGKVDLSSWEKKIQRDAVAMGPEGEQSEEGADSVLVEHQSDVAMEISSPSQELYKDGVLTLGCIGFPNVGKSSVLNSLVGRKVVSVSRTPGHTKYFQTYYLTPTVKLCDCPGLVFPSLVNKQLQILAGIYPVSQLQEPYSSVGYLCERTPFLSVLKLRHPSVEGPQHAPKGGEKEREQGPEHSWTAWDVCEAWAERRGYKTAKAARNDVYRAANSLLRLAVDGRLCLCLRPPAYNDQREQWESHPDLAEIIALQGRREEEGAGEKDEEEEGESSSEPEEERDRDADDDEDGDDEDEGFGHPAVKEKKGPTSLTVNMFDVLRENECE, encoded by the exons ATGCCTCGGAAAAAGCCATTCAgcaccaaacagaagaagaaACAGATGCAAGTGAAacgggaaagaaagagag GTGAGCCAGGCTCAGGGCCCAGCAGCCGTAATGCCAGTGTGGAGCGGGGgatggacagggagagacagTCGGACACCTCAGATAGCGAAACCACAGATGTCAGGAGGATAAACCAGCAGCCTGGCATCAGGGAGGGCAGATACGATCCCAATAG GTTCCGTCTGCACTTTgagaaggagagcagagaggaggtggagaggaggaagaagctTGCCAGAGAGAAGGTTCTGGACGAGATGTTAGACAAAGACCTGGAGGTTGACATCAGTGACATCTACCCCACAGAGAAAG GTCTTGAGTTTCCGCGGCGACCTCCGTGGAACTATGGGATGAATCGTGAGGAGCTGCTGAGGAAAGAAGAGAAGTCATACCGGGAATATCTGAATGACCTGCACTCCAGAAACCCACCTGGATCCCTCAGCCACTTTGAGCACAACCTGGAG aCGTGGAGACAGTTGTGGAGAGTGTTGGAGATGTCCGATGTGATCCTGCTCATTGTGGACATCAGGCACCCG GTGCTGCAGTTTCCCCCAGCGCtgtaccactacatcactggggaGCTGCAGAagcaggtggtggtggtgctgaaCAAAGCTGACCTGTGTCCCCCTCCCCTGGTGCTGGCCTGGACACACTACCTCCAGACACAGTTCCCCCACCTCCACTGTGTCTGCTTCACATCACACCCCGGCCAGCCATACAGCACAG TGCTtcagaagaagaggatgagaaaAAAGGGTACATGTGGGTGGGGACATGCTGGAGGCCCCACCCACATCCTGAAGGCGTGTCAGGAAATCACAGCAGGAAAAG TGGACTTGTCCAGCTGGGAGAAGAAGATCCAGAGAGATGCGGTTGCAATGGGACCAGAGGGAGAGCAGTCAGAGGAGGGGGCGGACTCTGTGCTAGTGGAGCACCAGAGTGATGTTGCCATGGAGATTAGCAGCCCCTCCCAGGAGCTGTATAAAGATGGCGTACTCACGCTGGGCTGTATAG gctTCCCTAACGTGGGGAAGTCATCAGTATTGAACAGTCTGGTAGGTAGGAAGGTGGTGAGTGTGTCTCGAACCCCCGGCCACACCAAATACTTCCAGACCTACTACCTCACACCCACTGTCAAACTGTGCGACTGCCCTGGACTGGTCTTCCCTTCACTAGTCAACAAACAACTACAG ATCCTAGCTGGTATCTACCCAGTGTCTCAGCTGCAGGAGCCCTACAGTTCTGTGGGTTATCTGTGTGAGCGGACCCCCTTCCTGTCGGTGCTCAAGCTCCGGCACCCCAGCGTGGAGGGCCCACAGCATGCACCCaaggggggggagaaggagagggagcagGGACCCGAGCACAGCTGGACAGCCTGGGACGTGTGTGAGG CCTGGGCAGAGAGGAGGGGTTATAAGACAGCGAAGGCAGCTCGTAACGACGTGTATCGGGCGGCTAACAGTCTGCTGCGGCTGGCCGTTGACGGCAGGCTGTGTCTGTGCCTCAGACCACCTGCATACAACGATCAGAGAG AGCAGTGGGAGTCCCACCCAGACCTGGCAGAGATCATCGCTCTACAGGGacggagggaagaggagggggcaggagagaaggatgaggaggaggagggagagtccAGCTCTGAgccggaggaggagagggatagggatgctgatgatgatgaggatggtgatgatgaagatgaagGGTTTGGACACCCGGCAGTGAAGGAGAAGAAGGGGCCAACCAGCCTCACAGTCAATATGTTCGATGTCCTCCGGGAAAACGAGTGCGAGTGA
- the LOC109901223 gene encoding guanine nucleotide-binding protein-like 1 isoform X2 has translation MDRERQSDTSDSETTDVRRINQQPGIREGRYDPNRFRLHFEKESREEVERRKKLAREKVLDEMLDKDLEVDISDIYPTEKGLEFPRRPPWNYGMNREELLRKEEKSYREYLNDLHSRNPPGSLSHFEHNLETWRQLWRVLEMSDVILLIVDIRHPVLQFPPALYHYITGELQKQVVVVLNKADLCPPPLVLAWTHYLQTQFPHLHCVCFTSHPGQPYSTVLQKKRMRKKGTCGWGHAGGPTHILKACQEITAGKVDLSSWEKKIQRDAVAMGPEGEQSEEGADSVLVEHQSDVAMEISSPSQELYKDGVLTLGCIGFPNVGKSSVLNSLVGRKVVSVSRTPGHTKYFQTYYLTPTVKLCDCPGLVFPSLVNKQLQILAGIYPVSQLQEPYSSVGYLCERTPFLSVLKLRHPSVEGPQHAPKGGEKEREQGPEHSWTAWDVCEAWAERRGYKTAKAARNDVYRAANSLLRLAVDGRLCLCLRPPAYNDQREQWESHPDLAEIIALQGRREEEGAGEKDEEEEGESSSEPEEERDRDADDDEDGDDEDEGFGHPAVKEKKGPTSLTVNMFDVLRENECE, from the exons atggacagggagagacagTCGGACACCTCAGATAGCGAAACCACAGATGTCAGGAGGATAAACCAGCAGCCTGGCATCAGGGAGGGCAGATACGATCCCAATAG GTTCCGTCTGCACTTTgagaaggagagcagagaggaggtggagaggaggaagaagctTGCCAGAGAGAAGGTTCTGGACGAGATGTTAGACAAAGACCTGGAGGTTGACATCAGTGACATCTACCCCACAGAGAAAG GTCTTGAGTTTCCGCGGCGACCTCCGTGGAACTATGGGATGAATCGTGAGGAGCTGCTGAGGAAAGAAGAGAAGTCATACCGGGAATATCTGAATGACCTGCACTCCAGAAACCCACCTGGATCCCTCAGCCACTTTGAGCACAACCTGGAG aCGTGGAGACAGTTGTGGAGAGTGTTGGAGATGTCCGATGTGATCCTGCTCATTGTGGACATCAGGCACCCG GTGCTGCAGTTTCCCCCAGCGCtgtaccactacatcactggggaGCTGCAGAagcaggtggtggtggtgctgaaCAAAGCTGACCTGTGTCCCCCTCCCCTGGTGCTGGCCTGGACACACTACCTCCAGACACAGTTCCCCCACCTCCACTGTGTCTGCTTCACATCACACCCCGGCCAGCCATACAGCACAG TGCTtcagaagaagaggatgagaaaAAAGGGTACATGTGGGTGGGGACATGCTGGAGGCCCCACCCACATCCTGAAGGCGTGTCAGGAAATCACAGCAGGAAAAG TGGACTTGTCCAGCTGGGAGAAGAAGATCCAGAGAGATGCGGTTGCAATGGGACCAGAGGGAGAGCAGTCAGAGGAGGGGGCGGACTCTGTGCTAGTGGAGCACCAGAGTGATGTTGCCATGGAGATTAGCAGCCCCTCCCAGGAGCTGTATAAAGATGGCGTACTCACGCTGGGCTGTATAG gctTCCCTAACGTGGGGAAGTCATCAGTATTGAACAGTCTGGTAGGTAGGAAGGTGGTGAGTGTGTCTCGAACCCCCGGCCACACCAAATACTTCCAGACCTACTACCTCACACCCACTGTCAAACTGTGCGACTGCCCTGGACTGGTCTTCCCTTCACTAGTCAACAAACAACTACAG ATCCTAGCTGGTATCTACCCAGTGTCTCAGCTGCAGGAGCCCTACAGTTCTGTGGGTTATCTGTGTGAGCGGACCCCCTTCCTGTCGGTGCTCAAGCTCCGGCACCCCAGCGTGGAGGGCCCACAGCATGCACCCaaggggggggagaaggagagggagcagGGACCCGAGCACAGCTGGACAGCCTGGGACGTGTGTGAGG CCTGGGCAGAGAGGAGGGGTTATAAGACAGCGAAGGCAGCTCGTAACGACGTGTATCGGGCGGCTAACAGTCTGCTGCGGCTGGCCGTTGACGGCAGGCTGTGTCTGTGCCTCAGACCACCTGCATACAACGATCAGAGAG AGCAGTGGGAGTCCCACCCAGACCTGGCAGAGATCATCGCTCTACAGGGacggagggaagaggagggggcaggagagaaggatgaggaggaggagggagagtccAGCTCTGAgccggaggaggagagggatagggatgctgatgatgatgaggatggtgatgatgaagatgaagGGTTTGGACACCCGGCAGTGAAGGAGAAGAAGGGGCCAACCAGCCTCACAGTCAATATGTTCGATGTCCTCCGGGAAAACGAGTGCGAGTGA